In a single window of the Nicotiana tomentosiformis chromosome 8, ASM39032v3, whole genome shotgun sequence genome:
- the LOC104104004 gene encoding protein trichome birefringence-like 42, which translates to MSAKTRTSCSCWFSCLSLNFILVFFPLITLSYEHQQLTSCNLFEGSWIFDDFYPLYDSLQCPFIDPGLNCLKNGRIDQDFLKYRWQPTDCDLSRFNGEDLLQKFRGKSFMFVGDSLSNNQWQSLACMLHAAVPNSNYTFDRTRNRSVLSFPEFEFTVTFLKNGFLVDLVIEEAGRVLKLDSLSRSDQWKGVDFLIFNSYHWWIHTGSLQTWDYFQVGDKIYKEMDHMEAYKIALTTWANWVDSNIDPAVTKVFFQGISAVHYHGKDWDEPMVQDCRGQTKPIEGSNYPGDRYLGEAVVKNVLSNMTKPVYLLDITLLTQLRKDGHPSRYANGETDCSHWCVAGVTDAWNELLYTILLQK; encoded by the exons ATGTCTGCTAAAACAAGAACCAGCTGTAGCTGCTGGTTTTCTTGTCTGAGCTTAAACTTTATTCTTGTATTTTTTCCTCTAATAACATTATCTTATGAACACCAACAATTGACAAGCTGTAATTTGTTTGAAGGAAGCTGGATTTTTGACGACTTTTATCCACTTTATGATTCATTGCAGTGTCCATTCATAGACCCAGGTCTCAATTGCCTCAAAAATGGCAGAATCGATCAAGATTTCCTCAAGTACAGATGGCAGCCCACAGACTGTGACCTGTCCAG GTTCAATGGCGAAGATCTTCTGCAAAAATTCAGAGGCAAAAGTTTCATGTTTGTGGGTGATTCCTTGAGCAATAACCAGTGGCAATCACTAGCTTGCATGCTTCACGCTGCAGTTCCGAATTCTAATTACACATTTGACAGAACAAGAAATCGTTCCGTTCTCTCATTCCCG GAGTTTGAGTTCACAGTCACATTCTTGAAAAATGGATTTCTCGTTGACCTAGTGATCGAGGAAGCAGGCCGAGTTCTCAAGCTCGACTCTCTCAGCAGGAGCGACCAGTGGAAAGGAGTCGATTTCTTAATCTTCAACAGCTACCATTGGTGGATACATACCGGCAGCCTACAAAC ATGGGACTATTTTCAAGTTGGTGACAAAATCTACAAGGAGATGGACCATATGGAAGCAtacaagattgctttgactactTGGGCCAATTGGGTTGATTCCAACATTGATCCTGCTGTGACTAAAGTGTTTTTCCAAGGAATTTCTGCTGTTCATTATCA TGGCAAGGATTGGGATGAACCAATGGTGCAGGACTGCAGAGGACAAACAAAGCCAATAGAGGGGTCAAATTATCCAGGTGACAGATATCTAGGAGAGGCAGTGGTGAAGAATGTACTAAGTAACATGACAAAACCTGTCTATTTACTTGATATTACACTGCTTACACAACTGCGAAAAGATGGACATCCATCAAGATATGCCAATGGCGAAACCGATTGCAGTCACTGGTGTGTAGCTGGAGTTACAGATGCTTGGAATGAACTATTGTACACAATCTTGCTCCAGAAATAG
- the LOC104104002 gene encoding trifunctional UDP-glucose 4,6-dehydratase/UDP-4-keto-6-deoxy-D-glucose 3,5-epimerase/UDP-4-keto-L-rhamnose-reductase RHM1 — protein MSTYTPKNILITGAAGFIACHVANRLVRSYPDYKIVVLDKLDYCSNLKNLIPSRPSPNFKFVKGDIASADLVNYLLITESIDTIMHFAAQTHVDNSFGNSFEFTKNNIYGTHVLLEACKVTGQIRRFIHVSTDEVYGETDEDAVVGNHEASQLLPTNPYSATKAGAEMLVMAYGRSYGLPVITTRGNNVYGPNQFPEKLIPKFILLAMRGKTLPIHGDGCNVRSYLYCEDVAEAFEVILHKGEVGHVYNIGTTKERRVIDVAKDICKLFNMDPDKSIEFVENRPFNDQRYFLDDQKLKELGWSERTLWEEGLKKTIEWYTKNPDWWGDVSGALLPHPRMLMMPGGIERHLDGAEKYDSGSSEFSAKSNETKTVAPAPKSSDMPQKSPFKFLIYGRTGWIGGLLGKLCEKQGIPYEYGKGRLEDRSKLLADINAVKPTHVFNAAGVTGRPNVDWCESHKPETIRTNVAGTLNLADVCREHGLLMMNFATGCIFEYDAKHPEGSSIGFKEEDTPNFAGSFYSKTKAMVEELLKEYDNVCTLRVRMPISSDLNNPRNFITKISRYNKVVNIPNSMTILDELLPISIEMAKRNLTGIWNFTNPGVVSHNEILEMYKKYIDPAFTWANFTLEEQAKVIVAARSNNEMDASKLKKEFPELLPIKESLIKYVFEPNKKTSA, from the exons ATGTCGACATACACCCCTAAGAATATACTCATTACTGGAGCTGCCGGTTTTATTGCATGTCATGTAGCCAACAGGCTTGTCCGGAGCTACCCTGACTACAAGATCGTTGTGCTTGACAAACTTGATTATTGTTCAAACTTGAAGAACCTTATTCCTTCCCGTCCTTCCCCTAATTTCAAGTTTGTTAAGGGGGATATTGCCAGTGCAGATCTTGTTAACTACCTTCTCATCACTGAGTCCATTGACACTATAATGCACTTTGCGGCTCAAACCCACGTTGATAACTCTTTCGGTAATAGCTTTGAGTTCACTAAGAACAACATCTACGGTACCCACGTACTATTAGAGGCCTGCAAAGTTACTGGTCAGATCAGAAGGTTTATTCATGTCAGTACAGATGAGGTTTATGGTGAGACTGATGAGGATGCTGTTGTCGGAAACCACGAAGCCTCACAACTCCTTCCCACTAACCCATATTCGGCCACAAAAGCTGGGGCTGAAATGCTTGTTATGGCTTACGGTAGATCATACGGTTTACCTGTTATAACCACTAGGGGGAACAATGTATATGGTCCTAACCAATTCCCCGAGAAACTAATCCCGAAATTTATACTTTTAGCCATGAGGGGGAAGACTCTTCCTATCCATGGAGATGGTTGTAACGTTCGTAGTTATCTTTACTGTGAGGATGTTGCTGAGGCTTTTGAAGTCATTCTACACAAAGGGGAGGTCGGTCATGTTTATAACATTGGAACTACAAAAGAGAGAAGAGTGATCGATGTTGCCAAAGATATATGCAAACTCTTTAACATGGATCCAGACAAAAGCATTGAGTTTGTCGAGAACAGGCCATTTAACGACCAGAGGTACTTTCTGGATGATCAGAAGTTGAAAGAGTTGGGTTGGTCAGAGAGGACCTTGTGGGAAGAGGGTCTGAAAAAGACTATTGAATGGTATACCAAAAACCCCGATTGGTGGGGGGATGTCTCTGGAGCATTGCTTCCTCATCCTAGAATGCTGATGATGCCCGGTGGAATAGAAAGACATTTGGATGGAGCCGAAAAATATGATTCAGGATCTTCTGAATTCTCAGCAAAGTCCAATGAAACCAAAACGGTAGCTCCAGCTCCAAAGAGCAGCGACATGCCTCAGAAATCCCCTTTTAAGTTTTTGATCTATGGTAGGACTGGGTGGATTGGCGGTTTGCTAGGGAAATTATGTGAGAAACAGGGGATTCCTTATGAATATGGCAAGGGACGTTTGGAGGATCGTTCAAAGCTTTTGGCAGACATTAATGCTGTCAAGCCGACACATGTATTCAATGCTGCTGGTGTTACTGGTAGACCCAATGTTGATTGGTGTGAGAGTCATAAACCAGAAACAATTCGTACAAATGTTGCTGGTACTCTTAACTTGGCAGATGTTTGCAGAGAGCACGGTCTCCTGATGATGAATTTTGCCACTGGTTGCATATTCGAGTATGATGCTAAGCACCCAGAGGGTTCCAGTATTGGGTTCAAGGAGGAAGATACGCCCAATTTCGCTGGTTCTTTCTATTCAAAGACCAAGGCCATG GTTGAAGAGCTGTTGAAAGAATATGACAACGTTTGCACACTCAGAGTTCGCATGCCAATATCTTCAGATCTCAACAACCCTCGCAACTTCATTACCAAGATTAGCCGCTACAATAAGGTGGTCAATATTCCTAACAGTATGACCATACTAGACGAGCTTCTTCCGATTTCAATTGAGATGGCAAAGCGTAACCTCACGGGCATATGGAATTTCACAAACCCCGGTGTTGTGAGCCATAATGAGATCTTGGAAATGTACAAGAAATATATCGATCCAGCATTTACTTGGGCCAACTTCACATTGGAAGAGCAGGCCAAGGTAATTGTTGCAGCTCGCAGTAACAACGAGATGGATGCATCAAAGTTGAAGAAAGAGTTCCCTGAGCTGCTACCGATCAAAGAGTCGCTGATCAAGTATGTATTTGAACCAAACAAGAAAACCTCTGCATAA
- the LOC104104003 gene encoding zinc finger BED domain-containing protein RICESLEEPER 1-like, with protein sequence MEIPVETPAKKPKRLTSVVWNHFERVRKADICYAVCVHCKKKLSGSSNSGTTHLRNHLLRCLKRSNYDVSQILAAKRKRKETTVAVVTYEEGQRKEETVNPVTFKFDQEVKKEEATMPINLGSVRFDQERSRLDLARMIMVHGYPLAMVDHVGFKIFVKNLQPLFETLTNSAVELDCMTIYAKEKQKVYEAIHNLHGRITLSADIWTSSENARYLCLTAFYIDEDWKLQKKMLNFITLDPSHTDDILSEVVIKSLTDWAIDRKLFSMTFDHCTGYDEMIFRIKDWLSQNRPLLKNGELFDVRCAVQLLKSIVFDVMEALRVVIHKVRESIRHVKSSQLALGKFNEIAQQVAISGERPLILDCGQQWSSTYLMLEAALDYRGAFCLLEEHDPSYTFALSETEWDHASAIAGYIKLFVEVTNVFTANKCSTANLYFPEICDIHIQLIDWCKNPDNFLSDIALKMKEKFDKYWSKCSLTLAIAAILDPRFKMKLVEYYYPQIYGSDASNQIKEISDAIRELSNEYAMGSSSLDPDTAGTSGSLTSISSGTRDRLRGFDKFLHETSQNHNITSNLEKYLEEPVFPRNYDFSILNWWKVHTPRYPTLSMMARDILGVPASTLGPEVAFNNRGKVLDQDRSSLNPAAREALVCGQDWLRVETEETNSPHIYTAVPLSMESK encoded by the exons ATGGAAATTCCAGTTGAGACCCCAGCAAAGAAACCAAAGAGGTTGACATCCGTTGTGTGGAACCATTTTGAAAGAGTTAGAAAGGCAGATATCTGTTATGCTGTTTGTGTACATTGTAAAAAGAAGCTTAGTGGATCGAGTAACAGTGGAACAACTCATCTGAGGAATCATTTGTTGCGGTGTCTAAAAAGATCCAACTATGATGTTTCCCAAATACTTGCAgcaaagagaaagagaaaagaaactaCTGTTGCAGTTGTCACTTATGAAGAAGGGCAAAGGAAAGAAGAAACCGTTAACCCTGTGACCTTTAAGTTTGATCAAGAAGTAAAGAAAGAGGAAGCTACCATGCCTATCAACCTTGGCAGTGTTAGATTTGATCAAGAGCGGAGCCGTCTGGATCTTGCCCGTATGATTATGGTACATGGTTATCCTTTAGCCATGGTTGACCATGTTGGATTCAAAATATTTGTCAAGAACTTACAGCCATTATTTGAGACTTTGACTAACAGTGCTGTTGAACTTGACTGTATGACAATTTATGCAAAAGAGAAACAGAAGGTGTATGAGGCGATCCATAACTTGCATGGAAGAATTACTCTCTCTGCTGATATCTGGACTTCATCTGAAAATGCACGGTATCTGTGTTTAACTGCTTTTTACATTGATGAAGACTGGAAACTGCAGAAGAAAATGCTGAATTTCATAACACTGGATCCTTCTCACACAGATGACATACTTTCAGAAGTTGTTATAAAAAGTTTGACAGACTGGGCCATTGATCGTAAGTTGTTTTCTATGACTTTCGATCATTGTACGggctatgatgagatgatttttAGAATCAAGGACTGGCTTTCTCAAAACAGGCCTCTTTTAAAGAATGGTGAATTGTTTGACGTCCGTTGTGCAGTGCAGCTACTGAAATCAATCGTTTTTGATGTCATGGAAGCACTTCGAGTTGTGATCCACAAGGTTCGAGAAAGCATAAGGCATGTTAAGAGTTCACAATTAGCCCTAGGAAAATTCAATGAGATTGCTCAGCAAGTTGCGATTAGTGGTGAAAGGCCTTTGATTCTTGACTGTGGACAGCAGTGGAGTTCAACATACTTGATGCTTGAAGCTGCCTTAGATTATAGGGGAGCCTTCTGTCTACTAGAAGAGCACGACCCTTCCTACACTTTCGCTTTGTCTGAAACAGAGTGGGATCATGCTAGTGCTATTGCGGGCTATATAAAACTTTTTGTTGAAGTTACTAATGTTTTCACGGCAAATAAATGTTCAACTGCGAATCTATATTTCCCTGAAATATGTGATATTCACATCCAGTTGATTGATTGGTGTAAAAATCCTGATAATTTTCTTAGCGATATAGCGCTGAAGATGAAAGAAAAGTTTGATAAGTATTGGAGTAAGTGCAGTTTGACTTTGGCGATAGCAGCAATATTGGACCCCAGGTTCAAGATGAAGTTGGTGGAGTATTACTATCCTCAGATTTATGGTTCTGATGCCTCAAATCAGATAAAAGAAATATCTGATGCTATAAGGGAGCTTTCAAATGAGTATGCTATGGGCTCATCTTCGCTTGATCCAGATACAGCTGGTACTTCTGGCAGCTTAACCAGTATCTCTAGTGGTACAAGGGACAGACTTAGGGGTTTTGACAAATTTCTCCATGAAACTTCACAAAACCACAACATAACGTCAAATCTTGAGAAATACTTGGAAGAGCCGGTCTTTCCACGCAATTATGATTTCAGCATATTGAATTGGTGGAAAGTTCACACACCAAGGTACCCTACATTATCAATGATGGCACGTGATATCTTGGGAGTTCCTGCATCCACTCTTGGGCCAGAGGTGGCATTCAATAACAGAGGCAAGGTGCTTGACCAAGATCGCAGTTCACTGAATCCAGCTGCTAGAGAAGCCTTGGTTTGTGGTCAGGACTGGTTGCGCGTGGAAACTGAAG AAACCAACTCACCTCACATCTATACTGCTGTGCCACTTTCTATGGAATCAAAGTAG